One Magnolia sinica isolate HGM2019 chromosome 2, MsV1, whole genome shotgun sequence genomic window, TCAAACCCTAAGATGGATCTAATTCTTATTTAAAGATCTTCTTATATAGGTTTTACTCCCACCAACCTTGAAAAATACGTACTTACACAATAACTTTCACACTTGATCGGTCAACCATACTATGTCTTTAGTCAACCGGACTAGTGCTCAATCGACCATACATGTCTGTCTAGCATAGCTTGGTTGTCCAGCAAGTCACGGTCGACTGAACCTTTCTAAGGTCGACCAAATTactttgacttgattttcttcaattcttcagCACATATTCAACTTTTAATATCTTTTGATCTTTCAAATTGATTACTTTAAAACTTCAATATACTTGATCATCATCTTTTTTGAGCTCTAATTAACCTTTATTAGCTCAAAATAATTTTAGACTTTCCATTCTTTTCGGTAcataaaaaatacatttaattagACCACATTATGATAAATTTGCTTGGCTATGAAACGgtctgcaacccactctacatcaagagCATTCATCATTGGCCTTGTTTGGCTAAGCCAGCAAACTATGCTTAGATTTTGAGCTAGGGCCTGACCTTGGAGCCAAATTTATGAGCACAGGCCCTCTTTCTATAACCTGGTGGGCCTATGCTGCTGTAAGCCCTCACCATGGATTGGGATACCCAAAATAATGCTCTCGACTGCCGACAGAAAATGGTTAAAGAAGATATTTCATATTTGAAGGAAAACCCACAAACAATTAAAAGATTGAAATATTCCAATGTGGGATATTCTTTTTCAGAGTCTCCATCCGTGGATGAGACATTGCAGCCGCCCACAGTAAGTCTAGTCAACGAGTGACTAAACGTACCGTCAGTTTCAAAATGCTGGCCTTTCGATTTTCTCTGGCTTGCCCTTTCTCAGGAATAGTCAAATACAAAAACGATATTGATCCCCACTCCATAGAATTGAAAACCAGTGTATACCATGTAAACAGATTTTTTAGTACTGGGGAAAGCTTTGTTGAAAATTCCTCTCAATCGGTACTGTTGCTTGCATTTTTACTAATTAGCTGAACGAATCTGATGTCTATATATAGAAATCCCAAATACTAACCTCTCTTCCCAACACATGGTCCATGTCACTAGCCATGGCACGCCACATCATCACCCCTTCCATGCTCCTCTCCTTAATCTTCCTTCTCATTTATGTGACCACATCATCGTCGGCCGATGAACGTCGGCCCTACATCATCCACATGGACAAATCATCTATACCAACTCCCTTCGCCAACCATGATAGTTGGTACAGGTCGACAATCTCATCCCTCTCGGCGCCCGATGGCATTGCTGCTGTACACTTGTACACGTACAACCACGTGATGAACGGCTTCAGTGCCGTGATGTCGCAGGCCCAGCTCAATCAGCTGGAGAGAATGCCAGGTCACCTTGCCACGTACCCAGAGACATATGCCCAGCTCCATACCACACGCACCCCTCAGTTTCTAGGCCTGAATAGGCATGTGGGCTTGTGGCCCACAGCCAACTTTGGCGACGATGTGATCATCGGCATCATCGACAGTGGTATCTGGCCGGAGAGCGAGATGTTCAGTGATGAGGGAATGCCGCCAGTACCTGAGAGATGGAAGGGAGCATGCGAGACTGGTACCGAGTTCAATTCTTCCAACTGCAACCTGAAACTCATTGGGGCACGCTCTTTCAGCAAGGGCCTGGAGGAACGTGGCCTGAACATATCGAACATCGATGACTATGATTCACCAAGGGACTTCTACGGGCATGGGACGCACACAGCATCCACGGCTGCTGGAAGCAGGACGCCTAACGCAGACTACTTCGGCTATGCTAAGGGCACGGCCGTTGGGATGGCGCCCATGGCCCGGCTCGCAATTTACAAGGTCGCATTCTCCACATCCACTCTCGAGACATCTGCGATCGATTTTCTGGCCGGCATGGATCAGGCAATtgcggatggtgtggatctgatGTCATTGTCATTGGGATTACTGCCAGTATTGCCTTACGACGAAAATGGTATTGCATTAGGAGCCTTTGCAGCCATGGAGAGGGGAATCTTTGTGTCTTGTTCGGCTGGAAATAGTGGGCCAGACTCTTTCACCATTGTCAACGGCGCCCCTTGGATCACGACGGTGGCTGCGGGGACCATTGATAGAGAGTATACGGCTTCAATCACTCTTGGCGATGGCATCACAACCGTACAAGGGAAGTCAATCTATCCTGAGAGCATTTACATCTCTGATGTCCCACTTTACTATGGACATGGGAATGCTAGTAAGGAAATCTGTGATTTAAACACCCTTGATCAGAAAGACGTAAAAGGCAAGATCGTCTTTTGCGCGCCTGGGAACTTAACTTCTCAGATATGCGAATTGAACAGGACCGACGCAAAAGGGGCGATCTTTGCCACTGATTCAGCCCAGTTTCTGAATCCTGATGACTTCTTCATGCCATTCGTTGCGATCAGCATCAAGGACGGAGAGATCATGAAGCGGTATATCATGAAATCAGCCCAGCCACCGACAGTGGATATTAAGTTCCAGATTACAGTGTTAGGATCCAAGCCAGCTCCTCAGGTGGCCAACTTCTCTTCACGTGGGCCCAATATTGTGAGCCCATGGATACTAAACCCCGTAGCCCCAGGAGTCAATATCCTGGCCGCGTGGATTCCCAACCGTGGATTTCAACCAATCCGCAATGATTACTTGGTCTCAGAATATGTGCTGGCTTCTGGGACATCCATATCATCGCCCCTGGTTGTTGGTGTGGCTGCATTGCTACGTGCAGCCCACCTCGATTGGAGCCCAGCTGCCATCCGGTCTGCACTAATGACCACTGCATACATAACTGATAACACGCACGGCCCGATCCTAGATATGACCAACGGAACAGCCGCCACACCTTTTGATTATGGTGCGGGACACGTGGATCCGAACAAGGCAATGGACCCCGGTCTAGTGTATGATCTCGACCGTCAAGATTATATCAATTTCCTCTGTGGGCTAAACTACACGAGTAAGCAGATGAAGATCCTCACCTGCGGATCGAACTACACTTGCTCTAAGGCCACCCTCGATCTCAATTACCCATCATTCATGGTGATCCTAAACAACACCAACTCATCCAGTGTGGTGTTCTCACGGGTCCTGACCAACGTCGCAGATTCTCCATCCGTATATCGTGCAGTCGTTAAAGCGCCAACCGGGATGAGAGTTGTGGTGGACCCACCGAAACTGAAATTCAACGGTAAATACAGCAAGCAAGGATTTACTATGAGTGTCCAGATCGACATGGCAGCAGTTATAGTGAAGAGTGATTATTTAGGTAATTATGGATTTCTTAGTTGGTATGAAGATGGGGGAAATCATGTGGTGAGAACACCCATTGTTTCAGCCTTTGGgccatgaaaaaaatgaatggatgtgatAAGAGGGCCCACTAATCTTGTACAAAAGCCCACTAAACAGAGTTACGCAGATTGCGTAAGTGCAGGATTTCTACGGGATTTCTTTCATGTTCTGATTGTAATTCTCTCAGaggttataaatatgggtgtaattgggattagggtACACATCtcaaggctttctaattcgttcataAGGTTTTCAAGGGCTTGGAAGGGGAGATTCGATGCTTGTTTGAATCGGGCATTCTCTTTATCTCTTGtgatttctgctttcatagtgatatttgtCTCTTAGTGTCGTGATTTTTTCCCGTAAGGACTTTTTCATGTTAAATTCGGAGTCTTTGTGATTGTGTTTGATtgtgcgattggaatactttgcttgatttatcTCCATGTGCTTCcgtggtcccccaacaagtggtatcaaagcaaaatGTTAGTGCGCACGTTGAATCCAAAAGTAGAGTATCAATGGCATCTAATCCTAACATGCGatcgcccaaaaatcaggcagcaCATCATCAGGTGAGCCATGTGTACTAGAAAAATAGGACATGGATTGCTTGAAACAGGGATTAAACATATCCTATCTAGTGATGACATGAAGCAAATGAAAAAGCACCTTGTGCTTAAGATGTGTGACCCATAGTGAAATGTAATGACGATGATTTTGCCCTTTACACTATAGGTCCTACATCTGATTCATGCTCAAAGTGCTTTTTCATTGATGACACGTCATCGTTGGTTGTAGTGTGTCTAGCCCTATATTATATACAATCTGCATCTAGAAATATATGGTTACATAAAAataatgacctaatcaacagattggatgtcaaataaacagtacagtgggcttaggaggattttaatggtggatatccaatcactattgttttcctgtggtgtggtcagattgagatttatattcctccaatttttggatcaaacctaaaatgatatgtaaaaatggatgaaacacatacatcatgatgggcccacagagcaccgaccatcagcctccatgctggtggcaggggcagtagccagtccgttcccaGCTCCACGAAGTTCCTGTGGTTGGAAGATTAACAcgatccataaaaatggatgaaacacatacattttgggATTTTGCTAGTGACTCTGCCACTAGCCagctggctagtggtcggtgttctgtgggctcctccatgatgtatatgttttatccacgccgtccatccattttaaagattattttaaagctttttccaaaaaaaatgaggaagatctaaaactcacgtggaccacaccacgggaaaacagtagtgattgaatatccaccattacaaACCTCCTAGGGCTcaatgtagtgtttatttgacatccaaccggttgattagGTAGTagagacctggattaagggaaaaaaaagaaaataaacatcagcttcatccaaaactttcgtagcccgcaggaagtttttaatggtgggcattcaatcaacactgtgtggtccacttgagatttggatctaactcatttttgggatcatatcataaaatgatctgaaaaacacGCATGATCGGGGggcattcatctggtggggcccactagcaccGATGGTCAACCATGCAACATTTCACATCAGTGACCAAAGAAATGGGAGCCTGGaggagggtgggacccacacatcccactctttttttcttttatctatgccatccattcattttgaaaaataattttattgataagcCCAAAATTAAGGCAGATCAAATGCTCAAGCGAaccagaaaacagtgaggattgaaacaTCTATGCTTAAAAACTcttgggggcacagaagtttcggatcaagttgataaattttttttttcttcatccttGTATATGTGACctatggtatataaacatcacagtgggccaagaaagatttcaacgatgaagtcattgtcaccactgcttcctgtggtgtggtccacccaagcctTCCATCTGCCTCCATTTCAGGCtcattatctaaaatgatctctcagaaTGGATCGTGACGaatcaaatttcaggtaggccacaccataggaaattgtTGCGATAGGCACGCATAACATTAGTTTGGCGTAGGGCCACCTTTCAtgtatatattccatccaatccattcatctgacgtGATTCATTAGGATGAAATCATTTACAGAAAATCATCCTATTCCAAATCTCAGGTCCAGCCATGTCAcatgaatttagaagttttaggtataattttatacaTTTCCATATAGTGTGACCCAAAAGAGTGTTATATCAtctaaatttttggatcaaggctAAATAGTCCACCCCTTTGGGATTTTTTTCACCCATAATTATTTATGACCATCTGGCACAAAATGCTTAGAAACAAGTGTCATAACAACATCAGACtatcaatggttaaaatcaagaaattgaattccataattaaCAACTCATGTAAAATGATTCATCTAATTATTTATCAGTGTCGTCTCAATGGAATCTGACCATTTATCCCGTGGGTCGTCCGTTATCTTGGCCTCATTCTCTAGCACTTGACTTACATTTCCTGTCTTGATCACCTCTGTTGCAATTTTTCCATCAATATAACATCAGCTGGCCATgcctagtgagtgaacccatcatggttcatgcacaaaaaaattaaaacaataaTTAATTGCCTGCACCTGCCTTTGCCTCTGGATGCAAAATTACATGagatacatgcatcaagtgggataATCATCCACTTGCTTAGGTTGGATATTCGTCAA contains:
- the LOC131237535 gene encoding subtilisin-like protease SBT3, which produces MSLAMARHIITPSMLLSLIFLLIYVTTSSSADERRPYIIHMDKSSIPTPFANHDSWYRSTISSLSAPDGIAAVHLYTYNHVMNGFSAVMSQAQLNQLERMPGHLATYPETYAQLHTTRTPQFLGLNRHVGLWPTANFGDDVIIGIIDSGIWPESEMFSDEGMPPVPERWKGACETGTEFNSSNCNLKLIGARSFSKGLEERGLNISNIDDYDSPRDFYGHGTHTASTAAGSRTPNADYFGYAKGTAVGMAPMARLAIYKVAFSTSTLETSAIDFLAGMDQAIADGVDLMSLSLGLLPVLPYDENGIALGAFAAMERGIFVSCSAGNSGPDSFTIVNGAPWITTVAAGTIDREYTASITLGDGITTVQGKSIYPESIYISDVPLYYGHGNASKEICDLNTLDQKDVKGKIVFCAPGNLTSQICELNRTDAKGAIFATDSAQFLNPDDFFMPFVAISIKDGEIMKRYIMKSAQPPTVDIKFQITVLGSKPAPQVANFSSRGPNIVSPWILNPVAPGVNILAAWIPNRGFQPIRNDYLVSEYVLASGTSISSPLVVGVAALLRAAHLDWSPAAIRSALMTTAYITDNTHGPILDMTNGTAATPFDYGAGHVDPNKAMDPGLVYDLDRQDYINFLCGLNYTSKQMKILTCGSNYTCSKATLDLNYPSFMVILNNTNSSSVVFSRVLTNVADSPSVYRAVVKAPTGMRVVVDPPKLKFNGKYSKQGFTMSVQIDMAAVIVKSDYLGNYGFLSWYEDGGNHVVRTPIVSAFGP